A single window of Sphaerodactylus townsendi isolate TG3544 linkage group LG03, MPM_Stown_v2.3, whole genome shotgun sequence DNA harbors:
- the CDC23 gene encoding LOW QUALITY PROTEIN: cell division cycle protein 23 homolog (The sequence of the model RefSeq protein was modified relative to this genomic sequence to represent the inferred CDS: substituted 2 bases at 2 genomic stop codons), which translates to MAAATVGAGSVNADFSDLRGIKKQLLDVAERSRERGLQHSGKWASELAFALDPLPLNELPPAPVLTEEDARDLDAYTLAKSYFDLKEYDRAAYFLRGCKSQKAYFLYMYSRYLSGEKKKDDETVDSLGPLEKGQVKNEILRELRVELSKKHKARELDGFGLYLFGVVLRKLDLVKEAIDVFVEATHVLPLHWGAWLELCNLITDKEMLKFLSLPDTWMKEFFLAHETHSXRIAVPLXKPQSLILCLSKSTYIISQIAVAYHNIRDIDKALSIFNELRKQDPYRIENMDTFSNLLYVRSMKPELSYLAHNLCEIDKYRVETCCVIGNYYSLRSQHEKAALYFQRALKLNPRYLGAWTLMGHEYMEMKNTSAAIQAYRHAIEVNKRDYRAWYGLGQTYEILKMPFYCLYYYRRAHQLRPNDSRMLVALGECYEKLNQLVEAKKCYWRAYAVGDVEKMALVKLAKLHEQMNESEQAAQCYIKYIQDIYSCGEIVEHLEVSTAFRYLAQYYFKCKLWDEASACAQKCCAFNDTREEGKALLRQILQLRNQGETSSTEIATPFFLPSSLSANNTPTRRVSPLNLSNITP; encoded by the exons ATGGCGGCGGCCACAGTTGGGGCTGGCTCCGTAAACGCGGATTTCTCCGATTTGCGCGGCATTAAGAAACAGCTGCTGGACGTGGCAGAACGAAGTCGAGAGCGCGGGCTGCAGCATAGTGGAAAGTG GGCATCAGAGTTGGCTTTTGCCCTAGACCCACTGCCACTGAATGAATTACCTCCTGCTCCTGTACTCACAGAG GAAGATGCTCGTGATTTGGATGCGTATACCCTTGCTAAATCTTACTTTGATTTGAAAGAATATGACAGGGCTGCCTACTTTCTGCGAGGCTGCAAGAGTCAGAAGGCCTATTTCTTGTATATGTATTCCAGATACTTG TCAGGTGAAAAAAAGAAGGATGATGAAACAGTGGATAGTCTAG GTCCATTAGAAAAGGGACAGGTGAAGAATGAGATTCTAAGAGAGTTACGGGTAGAGCTTAGCAAGAAACACAAAGCACGAGAGTTGGATGGATTTGGACTTTATCT GTTTGGAGTGGTTTTGCGAAAGCTGGATTTAGTGAAAGAGGCCATTGATGTGTTTGTTGAAGCTACCCATGTTTTGCCGTTGCACTGGGGAGCCTGGCTGGAGCTTTGTAACTTGATCACAGACAAAGAGATG CTGAAGTTCCTGTCCTTGCCAGATACCTGGATGAAGGAGTTCTTCCTGGCACACGAAACACATAGCTGAAGAATAGCAGTGCCTCTGTAGAAGCCCCAGAGTCTCATTTTGTGCCTTTCCAAGAGCACCTACATTATCTCCCAGATTGCAGTAGCCTATCACAATATCCGAG ATATTGATAAAGCTCTGTCCATCTTCAATGAACTAAGAAAGCAAgatccttacaggatagaaaataTGGACACCTTTTCTAATCTACTTTATGTCAGG AGTATGAAACCCGAACTGAGCTATTTGGCTCACAACCTGTGTGAGATCGACAAGTACCGTGTTGAGACCTGCTGTGTGATTG GCAACTACTATAGTTTGCGCTCCCAGCATGAGAAAGCAGCCCTCTACTTCCAGAGAGCATTGAAACTGAATCCTCGGTATCTTGGAGCGTGGACTCTCATGGGACATGAATACATGGAAATGAAGAACACATCAGCAGCTATTCAGGCATACAG ACATGCCATAGAAGTAAACAAAAGAGACTACAGAGCGTGGTATGGTCTGGGGCAAACATATGAGATCCTCAAGATGCCATTTTACTGTCTCTATTACTATCGACGGGCCCATCAACTCAG ACCAAATGATTCTCGTATGCTGGTTGCTCTTGGAGAATGTTATGAGAAATTAAATCAGCTGGTGGAAGCTAAAAAG TGTTACTGGAGAGCATATGCTGTGGGGGATGTTGAGAAAATGGCATTGGTGAAACTAGCAAA GCTTCATGAACAGATGAATGAATCAGAACAAGCTGCTCAGTGCTATATTAAATACATCCAAGATATCTATTCTTGTGGG GAAATAGTGGAACATCTAGAAGTGAGTACTGCCTTCCGCTATCTGGCACAATACTACTTCAAGTGCAAACTGTGGGATGAAGCTTCAGCCTGTGCCCAGAAATGCTGCGCATTCAATGAC